A genomic stretch from Pararhizobium sp. IMCC21322 includes:
- a CDS encoding substrate-binding domain-containing protein has product MKHSNRTTRRKFLQTSAGFATLAAIAPAFIGQANAQAGAMLSPVGEMVKGTAKKGPYRIAFSNGFSGNSWRAMAIAALEAEAAATPDIAEFVVVDGQGDINKQVNDIEGLINQQFDAILTIPNSGSAVAPILKEATDEGIVTAPFNLPVEGENWSTYVGTDPQKKGAALGKWLSDALGGSGKIVALGGLPGNSYTAAGWAGAQDAMADGIEVLTFRDAYWEEDRAKVIMADLIAAYPEIDGIWCDGAQVGAGATKALLDAGRPLVPVTGDDYNGMLKLYDAQKDAHAGFDIGLMSEPTWQGIFAMRAAVSLLKGEEVPKQQILVPQIITKDNYKDYIRPDLPDGVFTDTSLTNEELREIFNA; this is encoded by the coding sequence ATGAAACACTCAAACAGGACAACCAGACGCAAGTTCCTGCAAACCAGTGCGGGGTTCGCAACGTTGGCGGCTATAGCCCCCGCCTTTATTGGCCAGGCAAATGCGCAGGCAGGTGCCATGCTGTCGCCCGTTGGTGAGATGGTGAAGGGCACTGCCAAGAAAGGCCCTTACCGAATTGCCTTCTCAAACGGTTTTTCAGGAAACTCATGGCGTGCCATGGCCATAGCAGCCCTCGAAGCTGAAGCTGCGGCGACACCAGACATTGCTGAATTCGTCGTCGTCGACGGACAGGGCGACATCAACAAGCAGGTCAACGACATTGAGGGCCTGATAAATCAGCAGTTTGACGCAATCCTGACCATTCCAAATTCCGGCTCGGCAGTGGCGCCGATCCTGAAGGAAGCAACAGACGAGGGCATTGTTACAGCACCGTTCAATCTGCCGGTTGAGGGAGAAAACTGGTCTACCTATGTCGGAACAGATCCGCAGAAGAAGGGCGCGGCCTTGGGCAAGTGGCTTTCGGATGCTCTGGGTGGCTCTGGCAAGATTGTGGCGCTGGGTGGACTTCCAGGAAACTCCTACACCGCTGCTGGATGGGCTGGTGCTCAGGACGCAATGGCAGACGGCATCGAAGTCCTTACATTTCGAGATGCTTACTGGGAGGAAGATCGCGCCAAGGTTATCATGGCCGATCTCATTGCCGCATATCCGGAAATCGACGGCATTTGGTGTGATGGTGCGCAAGTTGGTGCCGGAGCAACAAAAGCGCTGCTGGATGCTGGCCGGCCCCTCGTGCCGGTCACTGGCGATGATTATAATGGCATGCTCAAGCTCTATGATGCACAGAAGGATGCGCATGCCGGTTTCGACATTGGCCTGATGAGCGAGCCGACTTGGCAGGGTATCTTCGCGATGCGTGCCGCAGTCAGTCTGCTGAAAGGTGAGGAAGTTCCCAAGCAGCAAATCCTGGTGCCCCAGATCATCACCAAGGACAATTACAAGGACTACATCCGCCCCGATCTTCCGGACGGCGTCTTTACCGATACGTCGCTGACCAACGAGGAATTGCGTGAGATCTTTAATGCCTGA
- a CDS encoding SMP-30/gluconolactonase/LRE family protein, translating into MSQIRLAAKAANILGEVPVWDVESQSLWWIDIEGKLLQQLHHPSGVVTQWTMPERVGSFALCRTGGIICAFASGFAFYDLETGETDWIARPEADTPRNRFNDGKVDRNGRFWAGTMDDKLSERTGALYRLDPDLSVHCMETGIGISNALCWSPDNSKFYFADTMQQEIWQYDYAAETGMISQRRLFVHTRDQPGNPDGATIDSEGFLWNAQWDGWRLVRYAPDGSVDRIVELPVQKPTSVIFGGKNLETLYITTAIWDLSDAALAEQPWAGSLLAVDVGVCGLPETRFDR; encoded by the coding sequence ATGTCTCAGATACGGCTTGCCGCGAAAGCGGCCAACATACTCGGCGAGGTTCCGGTCTGGGATGTCGAGAGCCAATCGCTTTGGTGGATCGACATTGAAGGCAAACTTCTGCAGCAACTGCATCATCCTTCAGGTGTGGTGACGCAATGGACGATGCCTGAACGTGTTGGAAGCTTCGCCTTGTGCCGCACTGGCGGGATCATCTGTGCGTTTGCCAGCGGGTTTGCCTTCTACGATCTGGAAACAGGTGAGACAGATTGGATCGCCCGACCCGAAGCCGACACGCCACGGAACCGTTTCAATGATGGCAAGGTGGACCGGAACGGTCGGTTTTGGGCGGGAACAATGGACGACAAATTATCGGAGCGCACCGGCGCGCTTTATCGGCTTGATCCTGACCTGTCAGTGCATTGCATGGAAACCGGAATTGGAATTTCCAATGCGCTTTGCTGGAGTCCTGACAATAGCAAATTCTATTTCGCAGACACGATGCAACAGGAAATCTGGCAGTATGACTATGCCGCAGAAACGGGCATGATTTCCCAGCGGCGCCTGTTTGTCCATACGCGGGACCAGCCCGGCAACCCAGACGGTGCCACCATTGACAGTGAGGGCTTCCTGTGGAATGCGCAATGGGATGGCTGGCGCTTGGTCAGATATGCGCCAGATGGATCTGTGGACCGGATTGTCGAGTTGCCGGTACAAAAACCCACAAGCGTGATTTTCGGAGGCAAAAACCTGGAAACCCTATATATAACAACGGCCATTTGGGACCTTTCCGACGCGGCGCTTGCGGAGCAACCCTGGGCGGGGTCGCTCCTGGCAGTCGACGTTGGTGTTTGCGGTCTACCCGAGACACGGTTTGACCGCTAA
- a CDS encoding NAD(P)/FAD-dependent oxidoreductase, whose protein sequence is MAEKIGIIGAGMAGITAARKLTDAGHKITVFEKSGGTGGRLSTRRTDYGNFDHGAQYITARSAPFRAMMTGLSNAGAVALWEPVGKTSDNEWHVGTPGMSGLVKPLLIGFEVKKRTRIVDITRKDDEIVCTDEDGNADRFDRVIVATPSPQAYTLLSPVDPVFGVLNTIVYMPCWTSMFAFSEPIETLPDHYRGAHTESLSWLARNSSKPQSIGIETLCAQAGAQWSKDNLEMDKAQALAAMKDALETMADQTLKPIYAEAHRWRYALVDKPFGTAYLASHDQRLFAIGDGMLGGRVEAAFESARQLCDHLRREIS, encoded by the coding sequence ATGGCTGAGAAAATTGGGATTATTGGTGCGGGCATGGCTGGCATCACCGCAGCGCGTAAGCTGACCGATGCCGGGCACAAAATTACAGTTTTTGAAAAGTCAGGAGGCACCGGTGGGCGGCTCTCCACGCGGCGCACAGATTATGGAAATTTCGACCATGGCGCGCAATACATCACAGCCAGGAGTGCACCTTTCCGAGCCATGATGACGGGATTGTCAAATGCCGGTGCTGTTGCCTTGTGGGAACCAGTTGGCAAAACCAGCGATAATGAATGGCATGTTGGCACACCCGGTATGAGTGGCCTGGTCAAACCACTTCTTATCGGATTTGAAGTCAAAAAGCGGACGCGCATCGTCGATATCACTCGTAAAGATGATGAGATTGTATGCACCGATGAAGACGGCAATGCTGATCGCTTCGACAGAGTGATTGTGGCCACACCTTCACCGCAAGCCTACACGCTTTTGTCACCGGTCGATCCGGTATTCGGCGTGTTGAACACCATTGTTTACATGCCATGCTGGACCAGCATGTTTGCGTTCAGTGAGCCAATTGAGACATTGCCCGATCACTATCGAGGCGCGCACACAGAGAGCCTATCGTGGCTGGCACGAAACAGTTCCAAACCGCAGTCCATTGGCATTGAAACACTATGCGCGCAAGCAGGTGCGCAATGGAGCAAAGACAATCTTGAGATGGACAAGGCTCAGGCGCTTGCGGCTATGAAAGACGCGCTTGAGACAATGGCAGACCAGACTCTCAAGCCGATTTATGCCGAAGCGCACCGGTGGCGTTATGCGTTGGTGGACAAGCCCTTTGGAACCGCCTATCTCGCCAGTCACGATCAGCGCCTGTTTGCTATTGGTGATGGTATGCTTGGTGGGCGTGTCGAGGCCGCATTCGAAAGCGCAAGACAATTATGCGATCATTTGAGACGTGAAATCTCATAA
- a CDS encoding ABC transporter permease: MKRIDTFNRFLRSAGAVWIAVILLYIVSGLVSPAMYQTSQVMNILQVAAFLGVIALGQTMVILVGGIDLSQAGTITLINIVATSLMLGQSENIAIALIACLALALVIGLLNGLLVIIVGITPLVATLGMNSILFGAALVYTGGAPRGDVAPAFEVLGTGDVLGLPAPALIWLVVAVALFALTRMSVFGRWLYATGANPDAAALMGVPVERVTVGAYVFSSILAAFGGLLLTAYVGSPSLGIGNQFLLTSVAAVVVGGTALTGGVGGILATVGGAIFITELTSFTNIVRVTSGTQFVIQGGIIILSVLVYRRLSGAPR; encoded by the coding sequence ATGAAGCGGATTGACACGTTCAACAGGTTCTTGAGGTCAGCGGGTGCCGTATGGATCGCAGTGATCCTGCTTTACATCGTCTCCGGTCTTGTGTCCCCGGCCATGTATCAAACCAGCCAAGTCATGAACATTTTACAAGTTGCAGCCTTTCTGGGGGTGATTGCACTTGGCCAGACGATGGTCATTCTGGTTGGCGGCATTGATCTGAGCCAGGCCGGAACGATTACACTAATCAATATTGTGGCAACCAGTCTGATGTTGGGTCAGTCCGAGAATATCGCCATTGCTCTTATTGCCTGCCTGGCGCTGGCGCTGGTGATTGGCCTGCTGAACGGTCTTTTGGTGATCATCGTCGGTATTACGCCACTGGTCGCAACATTGGGGATGAATTCAATCCTGTTTGGTGCCGCGCTTGTCTACACCGGGGGGGCTCCGCGCGGCGATGTGGCTCCGGCCTTTGAAGTTCTTGGCACAGGAGATGTACTTGGCTTGCCGGCACCCGCCCTGATCTGGCTGGTGGTGGCTGTGGCGCTCTTCGCCCTGACGCGCATGTCGGTTTTCGGGCGCTGGCTTTATGCGACAGGGGCCAATCCCGATGCCGCAGCGCTGATGGGCGTTCCGGTGGAGCGTGTCACTGTTGGAGCCTATGTGTTTTCCTCAATTCTCGCGGCCTTTGGCGGGCTGCTATTGACCGCCTATGTCGGGTCACCGTCGCTGGGGATCGGTAATCAGTTTTTATTGACGTCTGTGGCCGCCGTGGTGGTTGGCGGCACCGCATTGACGGGCGGCGTCGGTGGCATTCTGGCCACGGTTGGCGGCGCTATCTTCATCACCGAGTTAACCAGTTTTACCAACATCGTAAGGGTCACTTCGGGGACCCAATTCGTAATCCAGGGCGGCATCATCATCTTGTCCGTTCTGGTCTACCGCCGGCTGTCCGGCGCGCCACGATAG
- a CDS encoding FadR/GntR family transcriptional regulator, translated as MKTITARKTRTARKTNTKITPVRGRRGSIHRSVVERVAMDILNGQYKSGDALPNEVDLGAQLGVGRSSIREAMRVLSDKGMIEVRPRTGARVTDKKLWRRLDPDVVGWLLAAGPDKDFLFQLIEARRIFEPAAAEYAAQRATNADLAAIEKALGEMNDAWPESPAKSVEADLAFHRAVLNAAGNPILEEFEIVIDAALRAAFTLSTTMSESYAKTMQSHGEVLDAIRMKDPLRAKSAMAALLDVAAKDLGVS; from the coding sequence ATGAAGACCATTACCGCTCGCAAGACCAGAACCGCCCGCAAGACCAACACGAAAATAACCCCGGTTCGGGGGCGGCGCGGCAGCATTCATCGCTCCGTGGTCGAACGTGTAGCTATGGATATTCTCAACGGGCAGTACAAATCTGGCGACGCTTTGCCCAACGAAGTGGATCTTGGCGCACAATTGGGTGTTGGTCGTTCGTCGATCCGCGAGGCGATGCGTGTCCTTTCTGACAAGGGGATGATCGAAGTCCGCCCCCGGACCGGTGCCCGCGTTACCGACAAGAAGCTCTGGCGGCGGCTGGACCCGGATGTGGTGGGCTGGCTGCTGGCTGCCGGGCCGGACAAGGATTTTCTCTTCCAGCTGATCGAAGCGCGCAGAATTTTCGAACCGGCGGCTGCGGAGTACGCAGCACAACGCGCGACAAATGCCGATCTCGCGGCGATCGAGAAGGCTCTTGGGGAGATGAACGATGCCTGGCCCGAAAGCCCGGCAAAAAGCGTTGAGGCCGATCTGGCCTTTCATCGGGCGGTTCTGAACGCTGCGGGCAATCCCATACTGGAAGAGTTCGAGATTGTGATCGACGCAGCACTGCGCGCAGCATTTACGCTCTCCACCACGATGTCCGAGTCCTATGCCAAGACGATGCAGTCCCATGGCGAGGTGCTTGATGCCATCCGCATGAAAGATCCGCTCCGGGCGAAATCCGCGATGGCCGCACTTCTTGACGTTGCCGCAAAAGATCTTGGCGTGTCCTAA
- the dgoD gene encoding galactonate dehydratase — protein MKITSIDTRVVNAQMRNWVFVRVETDQPGLYGWGEGTLEWKTRAVTGAVEDIAPLLIGRDPRDIEQSVRVMNKHGFWRMGVVGASAISAIEIALWDILGKELGQPVWRLLGGKVRDHVKVYTHLGLGDMRSVYETMHPDELAARGAEVVALGYNALKVVFIPYTHILAPSKAVDHVGTLMSALRKAVGPDVEIMIDFHGRPGSTAAALDYIQAIADGRPMFVEEPVQPGDAGFLREVTARSPVPIAAGERLIGRGEFMPHIVQRAFHIAQPDICHTGGLAEARKIAAICETAGIGIAPHNPLGPIASAAALHFDVATPNFVIQEEMSGAVPWYDDVVDGPVQRVGSHWLIPEKPGLGVEVNENICAAHPFEPEVQHATNAVLDDGTIVDW, from the coding sequence ATGAAAATAACATCCATCGATACCAGGGTCGTCAATGCTCAGATGCGCAACTGGGTTTTCGTCCGCGTAGAAACCGATCAGCCCGGACTTTACGGTTGGGGTGAGGGCACGCTTGAATGGAAAACGCGCGCCGTAACCGGGGCAGTTGAGGACATTGCTCCGTTGCTGATCGGCCGCGATCCCCGCGACATCGAACAATCGGTTCGGGTCATGAACAAGCATGGCTTCTGGCGCATGGGCGTGGTCGGGGCAAGCGCCATCTCGGCTATCGAAATTGCCCTGTGGGACATCCTTGGAAAGGAACTCGGCCAGCCGGTCTGGCGTTTGCTGGGCGGCAAGGTGCGCGACCATGTCAAGGTGTACACCCACCTTGGTCTGGGTGACATGCGCTCGGTTTATGAGACCATGCATCCGGACGAGCTTGCAGCCCGCGGCGCAGAAGTGGTGGCATTGGGCTATAACGCGCTCAAGGTCGTTTTCATTCCGTACACGCATATCCTCGCGCCCAGCAAGGCTGTGGATCATGTCGGAACGCTGATGTCGGCTCTTCGGAAAGCGGTCGGTCCAGACGTGGAGATCATGATTGATTTTCACGGGCGTCCGGGGTCCACCGCTGCTGCATTGGATTATATTCAGGCCATCGCCGATGGGCGACCGATGTTTGTCGAAGAACCGGTCCAGCCAGGCGATGCCGGCTTCCTGCGCGAAGTCACGGCACGCTCACCGGTTCCGATTGCTGCAGGCGAACGGTTGATCGGGCGCGGCGAATTCATGCCTCATATCGTGCAACGGGCTTTTCACATCGCCCAACCGGACATATGTCACACGGGCGGTCTTGCTGAGGCGCGCAAGATCGCGGCCATCTGCGAAACTGCCGGAATTGGCATTGCCCCGCACAACCCATTGGGGCCTATCGCATCGGCGGCGGCTCTTCATTTTGACGTGGCGACCCCGAACTTCGTCATTCAGGAAGAGATGAGCGGTGCTGTGCCCTGGTATGACGACGTTGTCGATGGTCCGGTGCAGCGCGTTGGCAGCCATTGGCTTATTCCAGAAAAACCGGGGCTTGGTGTCGAAGTGAACGAAAACATCTGCGCCGCGCACCCGTTTGAACCGGAAGTGCAACATGCGACGAACGCCGTCTTGGATGACGGCACAATAGTGGACTGGTAG
- a CDS encoding ATP-binding cassette domain-containing protein, translated as MPDTQKGDLAMVPPEIPVLAVRSVDKRFPGVHALRAVSFDIRPGEVHAVVGENGAGKSTLMRVLSGVYAPEGGAVMIGGDEVTLTSPQNAFQRGIAMVWQDTRLAPTLDVAWNISLGHETGGRVLVDRASMIATARRALARIGSTVDPLAQASTLSRAQMQQVEIARALSRDARVLILDEPTSALTPAETSGMFKVLSELKAGGTAIIFISHRLPEVLDIADRITVMRDGEVTGTVDAKETSEAQLVSLMVGRSMGLEYPQSKSPPGAVALDVENLSGGIVNGASFSVKSGEILGLGGIQGSGQQDCARALFGLGKSGGTLRLNGQEIQLNSPSEAIAHSIVYVPADRRKEGLFEVHSIRENIALPQLARWVQGGLLSQKAEKSDVQAEFDRLSIKAPGLETPVSSLSGGNQQKVVFARWFIGDAEVYIFDEPTQGVDVATKLEIYGVIRELADAGAAILVVSSDLPELIGLTDRILVFSDGRIAADIASAEATEESVISHAFSGMQDATQSDSSGSRTRARAGNPVMARYLPALMLLALLIGITVIASVLAPYFLTARNFSSMAGQIAPLAFAALGQMATILLGGIDLSIGPTISLVTTIASYVLAPENTLPAIVGIAICLLAGLAVGIMNAVLVAVLRIPDLVATLATFSIVQGAALIVRPSPGGRVDPEIAQAITERFMLVPVVFALVIATYIAVELLLLRGRIGARFYAAGSSADAAEAAGIRTRRLRAGAYMFSGVMAAIAGLIIAARIGSGDPQAGTTFTLATVTAVVVGGTSVFGGVGTAVGTLFGAILIILMQNVLNQLQVSAYWQYIWTGILTLMAVGFHGLRTQERRAVMRRAGARLLHFSKGTSKRSR; from the coding sequence ATGCCTGACACCCAAAAGGGTGACCTGGCAATGGTGCCCCCGGAAATCCCGGTTCTGGCTGTTCGCAGTGTGGACAAGCGGTTTCCGGGGGTGCACGCTTTGCGTGCCGTCTCGTTTGATATCCGGCCCGGCGAAGTGCATGCCGTTGTCGGCGAGAATGGCGCTGGAAAGTCGACATTGATGCGGGTTCTGTCGGGCGTTTATGCGCCCGAAGGAGGCGCTGTCATGATCGGTGGGGACGAAGTTACACTAACGTCGCCTCAAAACGCCTTTCAACGCGGAATCGCAATGGTCTGGCAGGATACCCGCCTGGCACCGACGCTCGACGTCGCCTGGAACATTTCATTGGGCCACGAGACCGGAGGGCGCGTTCTGGTTGACCGTGCCAGCATGATCGCCACAGCAAGGCGCGCTCTGGCGCGCATTGGTTCCACGGTCGATCCACTGGCGCAGGCCAGCACACTGTCCAGAGCGCAGATGCAGCAAGTCGAGATTGCGCGCGCCCTGTCCCGGGATGCGCGGGTTCTGATACTGGATGAACCAACGTCCGCGCTGACGCCTGCTGAGACATCCGGGATGTTCAAGGTGCTTTCAGAGTTGAAGGCAGGCGGAACGGCCATTATTTTCATTTCCCATCGTTTGCCCGAGGTGCTGGACATTGCCGACCGGATTACGGTGATGCGCGATGGCGAAGTAACCGGAACAGTCGATGCGAAAGAAACATCTGAAGCACAGCTTGTTTCGTTGATGGTCGGGCGATCTATGGGCCTTGAATACCCGCAGTCAAAATCACCACCGGGTGCTGTGGCCCTGGATGTCGAGAACCTGTCCGGCGGCATTGTCAATGGTGCAAGCTTTTCGGTGAAATCCGGCGAAATCCTGGGGCTTGGTGGCATACAGGGATCGGGTCAGCAGGACTGCGCCCGCGCTTTGTTCGGCCTTGGAAAGTCCGGTGGCACATTGCGCCTGAATGGCCAGGAAATTCAACTGAATTCCCCTTCGGAAGCGATCGCGCATTCAATCGTCTATGTGCCGGCAGATAGGCGCAAGGAAGGTCTGTTTGAGGTTCATTCGATCCGTGAAAACATAGCCCTTCCGCAACTTGCACGCTGGGTGCAAGGGGGCCTTTTAAGCCAAAAGGCTGAAAAATCTGATGTTCAGGCCGAATTCGACCGCCTCAGCATCAAAGCTCCGGGTCTTGAAACTCCGGTCTCCTCCCTCTCGGGCGGCAATCAGCAAAAAGTGGTGTTCGCGCGCTGGTTCATCGGAGATGCTGAAGTCTATATTTTTGACGAACCCACCCAAGGTGTCGATGTTGCGACCAAACTCGAGATCTACGGCGTTATCCGTGAATTGGCCGATGCCGGGGCTGCGATCCTGGTGGTGTCATCTGACCTGCCTGAACTGATCGGCCTGACTGACCGAATTCTGGTTTTTTCCGACGGTCGCATTGCAGCTGACATTGCATCTGCCGAGGCGACGGAGGAAAGCGTGATCAGCCATGCCTTCAGTGGAATGCAGGATGCTACGCAATCGGATTCATCCGGGTCCAGGACCCGTGCGCGAGCTGGCAATCCTGTTATGGCTCGCTATCTTCCAGCGCTCATGTTGCTGGCGTTGCTTATCGGCATAACGGTGATTGCAAGTGTGCTTGCTCCCTATTTCCTGACGGCTCGGAACTTCTCGTCCATGGCGGGCCAGATCGCACCGCTTGCCTTTGCTGCGTTGGGACAGATGGCCACCATCCTTCTGGGCGGCATTGATCTTTCGATTGGCCCTACGATCAGTCTGGTAACAACGATTGCCTCTTATGTGCTTGCGCCTGAAAACACACTGCCGGCCATCGTCGGCATTGCGATTTGCCTGCTTGCCGGGCTCGCTGTCGGTATAATGAATGCTGTGCTTGTGGCGGTGTTGCGGATACCTGATCTGGTGGCAACGCTGGCGACATTTTCAATCGTTCAGGGCGCGGCACTGATTGTCCGACCCTCTCCCGGAGGGCGTGTTGACCCGGAAATTGCCCAGGCGATTACCGAACGCTTCATGTTGGTTCCTGTCGTCTTTGCCCTGGTTATCGCCACATATATTGCGGTTGAACTGCTGCTGTTGCGTGGCCGCATTGGCGCCCGGTTTTATGCTGCAGGTTCAAGCGCCGACGCTGCAGAGGCTGCCGGAATTCGAACACGCCGACTGCGCGCCGGTGCCTATATGTTCTCTGGCGTGATGGCTGCGATTGCCGGGTTGATCATCGCCGCGCGGATTGGCTCGGGCGACCCACAGGCCGGCACCACGTTTACGCTGGCAACAGTCACAGCCGTCGTTGTGGGTGGCACATCTGTGTTCGGCGGGGTTGGAACAGCTGTTGGCACGCTGTTCGGTGCGATCCTGATTATCCTGATGCAGAATGTGCTGAATCAGCTGCAAGTATCCGCCTATTGGCAATATATCTGGACCGGCATACTGACCCTCATGGCGGTCGGGTTCCATGGATTGCGAACGCAGGAACGACGCGCTGTCATGCGCCGAGCAGGTGCCCGATTGCTTCATTTCAGCAAGGGAACGTCAAAACGGAGTCGATGA
- a CDS encoding NAD(P)/FAD-dependent oxidoreductase has product MSDTNESSTVRAILAQFQDALSTGDVDRAAECFLETGYWRDLLSFTWNIKTMEGRTAIVDMLNAQLKSVKPSQFRIDDTEQVTEEDGVISAWFNFETSVGRGRGHLRLKDKKIWTLLTSLSELKGHEEQSGHNRPLGAQPGVNKNRTNWKEDREHELADLGYGTQPYTIIIGGGQGGIAMGARLRQLGVPTIILDKNKRPGDSWRNRYKSLCLHDPVWYDHLPYLPFPKTWPVFTPKDKIGDWLEMYTKVMELNYWTSSVCKSAAYDEASKEWSIEVDRDGEKVSLKAKQLVLATGMSGKPNIPEFPGADQFKGDQHHSSKHPGPDAYKGKKALVIGSNNSAHDICAALWENDVDVTMIQRSTTHIVRSESLIEHGLRPLYSEKAADEGMTTEKADLTFASIPYGLLPEFQKPVYDTIREHDKDFYTSLEKAGFKLDYGVGDTGLFLKYLRRGSGYYIDVGASQLVIDGQIKLAQGQVQEIVEDGVLLADGTKLEADLIVYATGYNSMSGWVADLIGQDVADKVGICWGLGSETPKDPGPWQGELRNMWKPTQQAAMWFHGGNLHQSRHYSQYLALQIKARMEDIPTPVYGLPETHNIDHG; this is encoded by the coding sequence ATGTCGGATACAAATGAAAGCTCAACGGTGCGGGCGATACTTGCTCAATTTCAAGACGCTCTTTCTACAGGTGATGTTGATCGAGCCGCCGAGTGTTTTCTTGAGACGGGCTATTGGCGTGATCTGCTGAGCTTCACGTGGAATATCAAAACGATGGAAGGGCGAACCGCCATTGTTGATATGCTTAATGCCCAGCTGAAATCTGTTAAGCCAAGCCAATTCAGGATCGATGACACAGAGCAGGTGACCGAAGAAGACGGCGTCATCTCAGCGTGGTTCAACTTCGAAACATCTGTTGGACGTGGCCGCGGTCACCTCAGACTTAAAGACAAAAAGATATGGACCCTGTTGACCTCCTTAAGCGAATTAAAGGGACACGAAGAACAATCAGGCCATAACCGCCCGTTGGGCGCGCAACCTGGTGTGAACAAAAATCGCACGAACTGGAAAGAAGATCGCGAACACGAACTGGCTGATCTGGGATACGGCACCCAACCCTATACAATTATCATTGGCGGTGGTCAGGGCGGCATAGCCATGGGCGCGCGGCTGCGGCAGCTGGGTGTGCCCACAATAATTCTTGATAAGAACAAACGGCCCGGTGACAGCTGGCGCAACCGTTACAAGTCGCTTTGCCTGCATGATCCGGTTTGGTACGATCATCTGCCCTATCTGCCGTTCCCCAAAACCTGGCCAGTGTTCACACCCAAAGACAAGATTGGTGACTGGCTGGAGATGTATACCAAAGTGATGGAGCTGAACTACTGGACCAGCTCAGTCTGCAAATCTGCGGCCTATGACGAAGCGTCAAAGGAATGGTCTATAGAAGTTGACCGTGATGGAGAGAAAGTCAGTTTGAAGGCCAAACAACTGGTGCTGGCCACAGGCATGTCGGGTAAACCGAACATCCCCGAATTCCCAGGCGCAGACCAATTCAAGGGTGATCAACACCATTCCTCAAAACATCCAGGTCCCGACGCATATAAGGGTAAGAAGGCATTGGTCATAGGATCCAATAACTCGGCCCACGACATCTGCGCCGCGCTTTGGGAAAATGATGTTGATGTGACAATGATTCAACGTTCAACGACCCATATTGTCCGCTCTGAATCCCTGATTGAACACGGTTTGAGGCCACTTTATTCAGAAAAAGCAGCGGATGAAGGAATGACCACTGAAAAGGCTGATTTAACTTTTGCTTCAATACCTTATGGTCTGCTGCCTGAATTCCAGAAACCCGTCTACGATACGATCAGAGAACACGACAAAGACTTTTACACCAGTTTGGAAAAAGCCGGTTTCAAACTGGATTATGGCGTGGGTGATACCGGTCTGTTTTTAAAATATCTGAGACGCGGATCAGGCTATTACATTGATGTAGGAGCCAGCCAACTGGTCATCGATGGCCAAATCAAATTGGCTCAAGGACAGGTACAGGAAATCGTCGAAGACGGCGTCTTGCTGGCAGATGGGACCAAGCTTGAGGCTGACCTGATTGTGTATGCCACGGGTTACAATTCCATGAGTGGATGGGTGGCCGATCTGATCGGGCAGGATGTAGCTGACAAGGTTGGCATATGCTGGGGACTGGGATCTGAAACGCCCAAAGACCCCGGCCCGTGGCAAGGCGAATTACGCAATATGTGGAAGCCGACGCAACAGGCCGCTATGTGGTTCCACGGCGGTAATTTGCATCAATCGCGGCACTATTCACAATACCTTGCCTTACAGATCAAGGCTCGCATGGAAGACATTCCAACGCCTGTCTATGGTCTTCCCGAAACCCACAACATCGACCATGGTTGA